One segment of Thermincola ferriacetica DNA contains the following:
- a CDS encoding exoribonuclease R yields MLDELQFTQARKEFTAMYNHVFNEYRPMIVKRKQAEEIMVLRTDLQKMLLCKFSLKPEITTEEDGSITMTLDQLDIYTNAESLEEATKQLIEDLKIYAQDYIKRSQLFFNAPNRQSHFPYVLRILLSENDDEIRNMLEL; encoded by the coding sequence ATGTTAGATGAGCTGCAATTTACTCAAGCCCGAAAAGAATTTACTGCTATGTATAATCATGTTTTCAACGAATATAGACCAATGATAGTTAAACGTAAGCAAGCTGAAGAAATCATGGTTCTTAGAACCGACCTTCAAAAAATGCTTCTATGCAAATTTAGCCTGAAACCCGAAATTACAACTGAAGAAGACGGTTCTATTACAATGACATTAGACCAACTTGATATTTATACAAATGCTGAATCACTTGAAGAAGCAACAAAACAACTAATTGAAGACCTTAAAATTTATGCTCAAGATTATATAAAACGTTCTCAGTTGTTTTTTAACGCCCCCAACCGACAGTCCCACTTCCCTTATGTATTACGCATTCTCTTATCAGAAAATGACGATGAAATCCGTAATATGCTGGAGTTATAA